A window of Sulfurovum riftiae contains these coding sequences:
- a CDS encoding patatin-like phospholipase family protein, giving the protein MSKTNKKSVSLVLGSGGARGLAHIGVIHWLEDNGYTISSISGASMGALIGGIYAAGKLDVYEKWVRAITKLDIVTLLDISWDMSGLVKGDKLINKLIDLVGDQQIEDLSISFTAVATDLHDQKEVWINSGNLFDAIRASISLPLFFTPFSYKGTDLIDGGVLNPVPIAPTFSDETDFTIAVNLGGKIEEHPQQHAPVVVEMDKDDTIAETISKFIESLGRDESREGKLDLGMYDVANSAFDAMQGSIARQKLAAYPPDHSIEIAMNACGMLEFDRAAEMIALGYEKAEHYLKEIIR; this is encoded by the coding sequence ATGTCAAAAACAAATAAAAAGAGCGTTTCGCTGGTACTGGGAAGCGGTGGTGCCAGAGGCCTGGCTCATATCGGTGTGATCCATTGGCTGGAAGATAACGGCTACACGATCTCTTCTATTTCAGGGGCTTCCATGGGAGCACTCATAGGAGGTATCTATGCTGCGGGGAAACTGGATGTCTATGAGAAGTGGGTCAGGGCCATCACCAAACTCGACATCGTGACACTGCTTGATATCTCATGGGATATGTCCGGACTGGTCAAAGGGGACAAGCTCATTAACAAACTCATCGATCTTGTAGGAGACCAGCAGATCGAAGACCTTTCCATCTCTTTCACAGCGGTTGCAACGGACCTTCACGATCAGAAAGAGGTCTGGATCAATTCGGGGAACCTCTTCGATGCCATTCGTGCCTCCATATCGCTTCCGCTTTTCTTTACACCGTTTTCCTACAAAGGTACGGACCTGATAGACGGCGGGGTCTTGAACCCGGTACCCATAGCACCCACTTTCAGTGATGAGACCGACTTTACCATAGCCGTGAACCTGGGAGGAAAGATAGAAGAACACCCCCAACAGCATGCACCTGTTGTAGTGGAAATGGATAAAGATGATACGATTGCCGAAACGATCTCAAAATTCATAGAGAGTTTGGGAAGGGATGAGAGCAGGGAAGGGAAGCTGGACCTTGGTATGTATGATGTTGCCAACAGTGCATTTGATGCGATGCAGGGCTCCATTGCAAGACAGAAACTTGCCGCCTATCCTCCCGACCACAGTATAGAGATAGCGATGAATGCCTGCGGTATGCTTGAATTCGACCGTGCGGCCGAGATGATAGCGCTGGGGTATGAAAAAGCGGAACATTACCTGAAAGAGATCATACGCTGA
- a CDS encoding trimeric intracellular cation channel family protein, whose translation MFEVAEYIGIIAFAISGFFVAVRSRLDFLGVLVSVFLTALGGGIIRDIAVDKTPYTFTHNTPALIVISVMIGLILLKFHKKESIENRPLFIVSDSIGLISFSITGALIAIESQLNLTGVLALAFVTAVGGGITRDIIINEVPFVFKTGFYGTVALLVALFIYLLHFTGWMNFYTLSMVFVAGVLLRIVAYYKKWSIPLV comes from the coding sequence ATGTTCGAAGTTGCAGAGTATATAGGTATCATCGCTTTTGCCATCTCCGGTTTCTTCGTGGCGGTGCGAAGCCGACTCGATTTCCTTGGTGTACTGGTCTCTGTTTTTCTGACCGCGCTTGGCGGCGGTATCATACGTGATATTGCTGTAGACAAGACACCCTACACCTTTACGCACAATACCCCTGCGCTCATCGTCATCTCTGTCATGATAGGATTGATACTGCTGAAATTTCATAAGAAGGAGAGCATCGAGAACAGACCGCTTTTCATTGTCAGCGACTCCATAGGACTGATCTCCTTCAGTATCACCGGAGCACTGATCGCCATCGAGAGTCAGCTGAATCTGACCGGTGTGCTGGCATTGGCATTTGTGACGGCTGTCGGCGGAGGGATCACCCGTGATATCATCATCAATGAAGTCCCTTTCGTTTTCAAAACAGGCTTTTACGGTACCGTGGCACTGCTGGTCGCACTTTTTATCTATCTGCTTCATTTTACAGGATGGATGAACTTCTACACGCTGAGTATGGTCTTTGTCGCAGGTGTGCTTCTGAGAATCGTGGCATATTACAAAAAATGGTCCATCCCCCTGGTCTGA
- a CDS encoding low molecular weight protein-tyrosine-phosphatase: MKKILFVCLGNICRSPLAEGVARKYIEENGLDLYIDSAGTSNWHEGETPCDDSVRVAGNYGVDISAQRSRPITKEDIEKFDCVVAMDEENRKNLENFGFTKIYKLGDFGGYDGENVPDPYFFKGFEGFEKVFKMVERCVEDLLERKCS; the protein is encoded by the coding sequence GTGAAAAAGATACTTTTTGTATGCCTCGGTAATATCTGCCGCAGTCCTTTGGCAGAAGGTGTTGCCAGAAAATATATCGAGGAGAATGGTTTGGATCTGTACATTGATTCGGCAGGAACCAGTAACTGGCATGAAGGAGAAACCCCCTGTGACGACTCTGTCAGGGTTGCCGGAAACTACGGTGTAGACATCTCTGCTCAACGTTCAAGGCCTATAACAAAAGAGGATATCGAAAAGTTCGACTGTGTCGTTGCCATGGATGAGGAGAACCGGAAAAACCTTGAGAACTTCGGCTTTACGAAAATTTATAAGCTGGGTGATTTTGGCGGTTACGATGGAGAGAATGTACCTGACCCCTATTTTTTTAAGGGATTCGAAGGCTTTGAAAAAGTGTTTAAAATGGTTGAGAGATGTGTCGAGGATCTTTTGGAGAGAAAGTGCAGCTGA
- the cutA gene encoding divalent-cation tolerance protein CutA, with the protein MNKTDYCIVTTTVDTEKSAKEIARTLLEARLAACIQIFPIESLYHWEGAVAESREFLLQMKTRSGHFPAIQEQIEQLHSYDIPEIIMTPLLDANEAYLAWIDEETL; encoded by the coding sequence ATGAATAAAACAGATTACTGCATTGTTACCACGACTGTTGACACTGAAAAAAGCGCCAAAGAGATAGCCAGGACACTGCTTGAAGCGAGGCTGGCAGCATGCATACAGATCTTTCCCATAGAAAGCCTCTACCATTGGGAGGGAGCAGTAGCGGAAAGCAGGGAGTTTCTCCTGCAGATGAAAACAAGAAGTGGACATTTCCCTGCTATACAGGAGCAGATAGAACAGCTGCACAGCTACGATATACCCGAGATCATCATGACACCCCTACTCGATGCCAATGAAGCCTACCTTGCATGGATAGATGAGGAGACTTTGTGA
- a CDS encoding AI-2E family transporter, with the protein MKKQLKQEAWPINQVFIFTAATLITLFLLKAASDILVPFLISIAVAIVLSPLFTYLESKHIPKGVSLVVVIMLSLLPIILFGGYVADEAKDFAANYQTIKASFLQSVQSFANHLNHLGISVNEAKIKAVLEKSNIGEILKNLATQANNQFSNLFLIFFMVAFMLMESKYFYDKMLKIANDYNVDSHLFIEILEKIKSYFIIKVKTSLVTAVWVLAVLWFYDIPYFFMWAVLAFFLNFIPVIGSILAAIPAVALALLDYGLMTTVWVAMWYLIINMVIGNILEPKIMGKGLGLSALVIFLSMTFWGWLFGPTGMILSVPLTMIIQYLFDQYKETRWIALLLSDYKKEA; encoded by the coding sequence ATGAAGAAGCAGCTCAAGCAGGAAGCCTGGCCGATCAACCAGGTCTTTATTTTTACAGCGGCCACGTTGATCACACTTTTCCTGCTGAAGGCGGCTTCGGACATACTGGTCCCTTTCCTCATTTCGATCGCGGTTGCGATCGTACTCTCCCCGCTTTTCACCTATCTTGAATCCAAACATATCCCCAAAGGGGTCTCTCTGGTCGTAGTGATCATGCTCTCACTGCTTCCCATTATCCTCTTTGGCGGATATGTTGCCGATGAAGCGAAAGATTTTGCGGCAAATTACCAGACCATTAAGGCAAGTTTTCTGCAAAGTGTGCAGTCTTTTGCGAACCACCTGAACCATTTAGGTATCAGTGTCAATGAAGCCAAGATCAAGGCGGTCCTGGAGAAAAGTAATATTGGGGAAATACTGAAAAACCTTGCCACCCAGGCGAACAATCAGTTCTCCAACCTTTTTCTGATCTTCTTTATGGTCGCATTCATGCTGATGGAGTCGAAATACTTCTATGACAAAATGCTGAAGATCGCGAACGATTACAATGTGGACAGCCATCTCTTCATCGAGATACTCGAAAAGATCAAATCGTATTTCATCATCAAGGTCAAGACCAGCCTGGTCACGGCCGTATGGGTATTGGCTGTACTGTGGTTCTACGACATACCCTACTTCTTCATGTGGGCGGTGCTGGCATTCTTCCTCAACTTCATTCCGGTCATCGGTTCCATTCTTGCAGCCATACCGGCAGTTGCCCTTGCCCTGCTCGACTATGGCCTGATGACGACCGTATGGGTGGCGATGTGGTACCTGATCATCAATATGGTCATAGGGAATATACTGGAGCCGAAGATCATGGGAAAAGGTCTGGGACTCTCCGCACTGGTCATCTTTCTTTCGATGACCTTCTGGGGATGGTTATTCGGTCCTACGGGAATGATACTTTCCGTACCGCTGACAATGATAATACAATATCTTTTTGACCAATACAAAGAGACACGCTGGATAGCACTGCTGCTCAGCGACTACAAAAAGGAGGCATAA
- a CDS encoding protein-disulfide reductase DsbD family protein, with product MKFRSRIFVFAGMLLMIFSALAFGAGSETVPVAGQTTLALIAATFVAGLLLTFTPCVLPMIPIISSIIAGQGEHLTKVKAFWLSFSYVMGTAVTYALMGALAGATGEQLQSYFQNSWAIGAMSIVFVLMALPMFGVYTLQLPSSIQSRLNAQSQKIAGGSIVMVFLLGMISALILGACVSPVLISFLSVAIASHDPALGALTMFSLALGMGVPLVIVGLGAGQLIPRAGGWMDQVKHFFGVLLLAVAIYLFNELGVVNELLLWGVYLLVLGVYMRALEPLPETVSGWKVLFKAIGVLLLLVGAILIVGAAKGNEDLYQPLKSDEPVILASSTGAGHTVTSQFPFELVRNMDELKKKQAEAVRNDKFLVIYFYSDTCGVCKKLKATTLKDPKVRQKLSEEFVAVRVNITGRSNEATEKIRKKYKIFGTPSFVFFDRSGNEMPEENFYGYQSPEEFYDTIDIIAG from the coding sequence ATGAAATTCAGATCGAGGATATTTGTGTTTGCAGGAATGCTTTTGATGATCTTCAGTGCATTGGCCTTTGGTGCCGGCAGTGAAACCGTACCTGTTGCAGGACAGACCACTCTGGCACTGATCGCTGCAACCTTCGTTGCGGGCCTGCTGCTGACCTTTACTCCCTGTGTCTTGCCGATGATCCCCATTATCTCCAGTATCATTGCCGGGCAGGGTGAACATCTTACCAAAGTGAAAGCCTTCTGGCTTTCATTCTCCTATGTTATGGGTACTGCAGTGACCTATGCACTGATGGGCGCACTGGCAGGTGCGACAGGAGAACAGCTTCAATCCTATTTTCAAAACAGCTGGGCGATCGGTGCAATGAGTATTGTTTTCGTTCTCATGGCACTGCCTATGTTCGGGGTCTATACCCTGCAGCTGCCTTCTTCCATACAGTCCAGGCTCAATGCCCAGTCACAGAAGATCGCCGGCGGTTCGATCGTGATGGTCTTTCTGCTCGGGATGATCTCGGCCCTGATCCTCGGTGCCTGTGTCTCACCGGTACTCATCTCTTTCCTGAGTGTGGCCATTGCCTCTCATGATCCTGCTCTGGGTGCTTTGACGATGTTCTCACTGGCACTGGGTATGGGGGTTCCTCTTGTTATTGTCGGCCTGGGGGCAGGGCAGCTCATTCCCAGGGCCGGAGGCTGGATGGATCAGGTCAAACACTTCTTTGGTGTATTGCTTCTCGCCGTTGCCATCTATCTCTTCAATGAACTGGGAGTGGTGAACGAGCTTCTGCTATGGGGTGTCTACCTTCTGGTGCTGGGTGTCTATATGCGTGCACTGGAACCGCTGCCTGAAACGGTGTCTGGCTGGAAGGTCCTCTTCAAAGCGATTGGTGTGCTTCTTCTGCTTGTCGGGGCCATTCTCATTGTGGGTGCGGCCAAAGGGAATGAAGACCTGTACCAACCGCTGAAAAGTGACGAACCTGTCATTCTTGCTTCCTCGACAGGTGCTGGACACACCGTGACATCGCAGTTCCCTTTTGAACTGGTACGCAACATGGATGAACTGAAAAAGAAGCAGGCGGAGGCGGTACGCAATGACAAGTTCCTTGTGATCTACTTCTACAGCGATACCTGCGGCGTCTGCAAGAAGTTGAAGGCAACCACACTGAAAGACCCGAAGGTACGCCAGAAACTTTCTGAAGAGTTCGTAGCGGTCAGGGTAAATATTACAGGAAGGTCGAATGAAGCCACTGAGAAGATCCGCAAAAAGTATAAGATCTTCGGAACACCCTCTTTTGTTTTCTTCGACAGAAGCGGGAATGAGATGCCCGAAGAGAATTTCTACGGTTATCAGAGTCCTGAAGAGTTTTACGACACGATCGATATTATCGCGGGATAG
- a CDS encoding DUF2237 family protein: MKERLNVLGEPLEPCSLKPLTGYYRDGTCFSGPDNPGVHAVCIYATEEFLAYSKQVGNDLSTPIPKYNFAGVKPGQSWCLSGPRFVQAHKDGMVPHIFIHATHERMLDLIDLDTLKQYAIDL; encoded by the coding sequence ATGAAAGAGCGTTTGAACGTACTGGGCGAACCGTTGGAGCCATGCAGCCTGAAACCCTTGACAGGATACTACCGTGACGGTACCTGCTTCAGCGGCCCTGACAATCCGGGGGTACATGCCGTATGCATCTATGCGACAGAGGAATTCCTTGCCTACTCCAAACAGGTGGGGAATGACCTTTCCACTCCCATACCCAAGTACAATTTTGCCGGAGTGAAACCCGGACAGAGCTGGTGTCTCTCAGGACCCCGTTTCGTACAGGCCCATAAGGACGGCATGGTACCACATATTTTCATTCATGCGACCCATGAACGTATGCTCGATCTTATCGATCTCGATACCCTCAAACAGTACGCCATAGACCTCTAA
- a CDS encoding thioredoxin family protein: MKLVLSLFLTLAILQAQSFFSLTDLKSYDIIVANMTSKVDKKYNKEIEAVLREMSKELGIDMKGHSSNVLALVVRNVVVDQCVGIKIDLDMGEYLPRPGSGENVFSITYMNSRIIRLDAIEDDLVDTVEEMAEKFADQYRDDNKKLTEVKAGKRVSYENFAREMAYETNYMAAMKKAKAEGKPVMVFMTTNYCPWCRKFESRILTEVEIDRQIKKKYVPLLLNFEKKEFPSILDEIAVTPTLYIIDPKTEKILHTFVGYSSREDFLRELKK; encoded by the coding sequence ATGAAGTTAGTTCTTTCTCTTTTCTTGACTTTGGCAATTTTACAGGCTCAGAGCTTTTTCTCTTTGACCGATCTTAAAAGCTATGATATTATCGTGGCGAACATGACATCAAAAGTGGACAAAAAATACAATAAAGAGATAGAAGCGGTCCTGAGGGAGATGTCAAAAGAATTGGGTATTGATATGAAGGGCCACTCTTCCAATGTCCTGGCACTGGTAGTACGGAATGTCGTTGTGGACCAGTGTGTAGGCATAAAGATAGACCTGGACATGGGAGAGTATCTGCCACGTCCGGGAAGTGGTGAAAACGTCTTTTCCATTACCTATATGAATTCACGCATCATTCGTCTGGATGCCATTGAAGATGACCTGGTCGATACGGTAGAAGAAATGGCCGAGAAGTTTGCCGATCAGTACAGGGATGACAATAAGAAACTTACAGAAGTCAAAGCAGGCAAACGGGTCTCTTATGAGAATTTTGCCCGGGAAATGGCATATGAAACAAATTATATGGCTGCGATGAAGAAGGCTAAGGCAGAAGGAAAACCGGTTATGGTCTTCATGACGACAAACTACTGCCCATGGTGCCGAAAATTCGAGAGCCGCATATTGACGGAAGTAGAGATCGATAGGCAGATCAAAAAGAAATATGTTCCCTTGCTGCTTAATTTCGAAAAAAAGGAATTCCCAAGCATTTTGGATGAGATAGCTGTGACCCCGACCCTCTACATTATAGACCCTAAAACGGAAAAAATACTGCATACCTTTGTCGGTTACAGCAGTAGAGAAGATTTTCTTCGGGAGTTGAAAAAATGA
- a CDS encoding phage holin family protein: MSDDFNAKMKLLIKSEKALLALEMRKKSRQSVWIALALLAVLVGLIMLNVTVYLLLSEHYSNLVSAAILSGLNILVAALFLLVASRQDRGAEVQSIEDIRDFAWEQISTDIDEVKQNVADFKQSVSNVKSTVDNFTSGDAFGLKKIMPVITTLIELNKKK; encoded by the coding sequence ATGAGTGATGATTTTAATGCAAAAATGAAACTTCTGATCAAAAGCGAAAAAGCGCTTTTGGCACTGGAGATGAGAAAAAAAAGCCGTCAGAGTGTTTGGATAGCCCTGGCACTGCTGGCTGTCCTGGTCGGACTGATCATGCTGAATGTCACAGTCTATCTTCTACTCTCAGAACACTACAGCAATCTGGTCTCCGCAGCCATACTTTCAGGGCTGAACATCCTTGTTGCCGCCCTTTTCCTTCTTGTCGCGTCACGCCAGGACAGAGGTGCCGAGGTACAGTCCATAGAAGATATACGCGACTTTGCCTGGGAGCAGATATCGACCGATATCGACGAGGTCAAACAGAATGTCGCTGACTTCAAACAGAGTGTCTCGAATGTCAAAAGTACGGTGGACAACTTCACGAGCGGAGATGCCTTCGGTCTCAAGAAGATCATGCCCGTCATTACGACCCTCATAGAACTGAACAAGAAAAAATAG
- a CDS encoding MarC family protein yields MEGLGNLEFVKTYVGIVALMNPLGAIPVLIGLCSGKPDVVCKGIPKVTATAILIILLVSVWMGEFILKLFGISIEAFQTGGGILILLMAIHMLQAKQDSVKQTEGEKKELSEAEIKSMMSIAVVPMAIPLMAGPGTISFSIIQGAEVASMTGGRLILSVVILLAALLAWFTLAMAEPIGKKLGETGLNIATRLMGMLLAAIGVQMIAHGLVKLLPGLAG; encoded by the coding sequence ATGGAAGGACTGGGAAATCTTGAATTTGTAAAAACATATGTAGGTATAGTCGCTTTGATGAACCCTCTGGGCGCCATACCTGTGCTCATCGGTCTGTGTAGTGGTAAACCGGATGTTGTATGTAAAGGCATACCGAAGGTAACAGCTACGGCAATTCTGATCATTCTTTTGGTTTCTGTCTGGATGGGAGAGTTCATCCTGAAACTTTTTGGTATCAGTATAGAAGCCTTTCAGACGGGCGGGGGTATCTTGATCCTGCTGATGGCTATCCATATGTTGCAGGCCAAACAGGATTCTGTTAAACAGACAGAAGGGGAAAAGAAAGAGTTGAGTGAAGCTGAGATCAAAAGTATGATGAGTATCGCGGTCGTGCCCATGGCGATCCCTTTGATGGCCGGTCCCGGTACGATCTCTTTCAGTATCATCCAGGGAGCGGAAGTGGCCTCTATGACAGGAGGCAGGCTCATTTTGAGTGTTGTGATCCTTCTGGCTGCACTCTTGGCATGGTTCACACTGGCAATGGCGGAACCCATCGGGAAAAAGCTGGGTGAGACAGGTCTGAATATCGCGACACGTCTGATGGGAATGCTGCTTGCAGCCATCGGTGTGCAGATGATCGCCCACGGTCTGGTAAAACTTCTTCCGGGGCTTGCTGGGTAG
- a CDS encoding DUF2490 domain-containing protein, translated as MRSLSKNMLPLLFSTSVAVTPLLVADEYAKQVVLEMYPKWYSGKDFTIQGNVGIEKIFKGNDWIQYYGKPSLTYALNKNWALHGGLGYYYTAYQNVNDTYEIRPFLGISHSSKWTDKWTTGTYFRTEERYHYSTGSNNRSNNTRLRLRIRTSYLFNPVTIPNRWHKVTLGVEGFKSYNTDNSLEQLYDYQTNITLGLERSLQKGQKLRFELAWKYKAALNQITDTDISTAFFKIQYYPSWGRWWRNKLRNRDIDE; from the coding sequence ATGAGATCGCTGTCAAAAAACATGTTGCCACTCCTCTTTTCAACTTCTGTAGCAGTTACCCCCTTGCTTGTGGCAGATGAGTATGCCAAGCAGGTTGTACTGGAGATGTACCCAAAATGGTACTCCGGTAAAGATTTTACGATACAGGGGAATGTTGGTATTGAAAAGATATTCAAAGGAAATGACTGGATCCAGTACTACGGTAAACCCTCACTTACCTATGCTCTAAATAAAAATTGGGCACTTCACGGGGGTCTTGGCTATTACTACACTGCCTATCAGAACGTAAATGATACTTATGAGATCCGCCCTTTTCTGGGTATCAGCCACTCTTCCAAGTGGACAGACAAATGGACCACCGGTACTTACTTCCGTACCGAAGAACGCTACCACTACAGTACCGGGTCAAACAACCGCAGTAACAATACCCGCCTACGCCTGCGTATTCGGACATCCTATCTTTTCAACCCTGTCACCATACCTAACAGATGGCACAAGGTTACACTTGGCGTAGAGGGTTTCAAAAGCTACAACACGGACAATTCCCTTGAACAGCTCTATGACTACCAGACCAATATCACACTCGGCCTGGAGAGAAGTCTTCAAAAGGGTCAGAAGCTCCGTTTTGAACTTGCCTGGAAATACAAAGCAGCACTCAATCAGATCACCGATACAGATATCTCTACAGCTTTTTTCAAGATACAGTACTATCCAAGTTGGGGAAGGTGGTGGCGTAACAAACTGCGTAACAGGGATATCGACGAATAG
- a CDS encoding GNAT family N-acetyltransferase, which produces MIPTDIRVVQADYHNTEDAAAIVTLMNAYALDPMGGGKALSPSVQKCLVEELSKRPYAFSVLAYVDGRPAGLVNCFEAFSTFACRPLVNIHDLVVDKAYRGLGLSRSMLEKVEEIASVKGCCKLTIEVLEGNEIAWRSYTGFGFMPYELDPKMGTAQFLQKVIP; this is translated from the coding sequence ATGATACCAACCGATATCAGGGTCGTTCAGGCAGACTATCACAATACAGAAGATGCAGCAGCGATCGTTACTTTGATGAACGCCTATGCTTTGGACCCGATGGGCGGGGGAAAAGCACTTTCACCAAGTGTGCAGAAGTGTCTGGTAGAAGAGCTTTCAAAACGCCCCTATGCATTCAGTGTACTGGCTTATGTGGATGGCAGACCGGCTGGCCTGGTCAACTGTTTCGAAGCCTTTTCGACCTTTGCCTGCAGGCCTCTGGTGAACATTCATGATCTTGTAGTAGACAAAGCCTACAGGGGACTTGGGCTCAGTCGCAGCATGCTGGAGAAGGTCGAGGAGATCGCAAGTGTAAAAGGATGCTGCAAACTGACGATCGAAGTGCTTGAAGGAAATGAGATCGCCTGGAGATCCTACACAGGATTCGGGTTTATGCCATACGAGCTGGATCCAAAAATGGGAACGGCACAGTTCCTACAAAAGGTCATTCCCTGA
- a CDS encoding NAD(P)/FAD-dependent oxidoreductase, translated as MSKKIESSRIAFDVLNPIEDMSRRDAMKLLGLGGAATMMMGAPTQAEAGPSSDKKVKVVVVGGGAGGIMALVRLYKALPNAELTIIAPNEIHLYQPGQVFMAAGLYTHDDVVGHNKDLIPSGVEWIKDEVANFDPDNNKVITRAGKEVGYDYMVVATGIVYHYEWIKGLTADDIGTNGISSVYLNDLEKGTTKGGEVTWTWFNELKAAAASGKKPTAIYTQPNTPIKCGGAPQKILYLSADHLRKEGLGANYIFATNGGKLFGLKEIAESLGEVQKRYDTITNKFKHNLVAMDVANKVATFERTYEVKGEYDEDLKEYDMITKKEMVDIKYDFIHVVPPMGPPAALAESKLGWQKGSAKGWLEVDQYTLQHRRYPNVFGIGDVCGIPKGKTGGSARHHGPITVGNLVAQINGEPLKEKFDGYTVCPLKTEYGKIIMAEFGYEGYLPTIPFLDPATPRWFWWAFDLYMLKPMYWHLMMKGWM; from the coding sequence ATGTCTAAAAAGATAGAATCAAGTAGAATTGCATTTGACGTATTAAATCCTATTGAGGATATGAGTAGAAGAGATGCCATGAAACTTTTGGGCTTGGGTGGTGCAGCAACGATGATGATGGGTGCTCCGACACAGGCGGAAGCGGGACCGAGCAGTGACAAGAAGGTCAAGGTCGTTGTGGTAGGTGGCGGTGCCGGTGGTATCATGGCGCTTGTAAGACTCTACAAAGCACTGCCAAACGCGGAGCTTACGATCATCGCACCCAACGAGATCCACCTCTATCAGCCGGGGCAGGTGTTTATGGCAGCAGGACTGTATACACATGATGATGTAGTAGGACATAACAAAGACCTGATCCCTTCAGGGGTAGAGTGGATCAAGGATGAAGTAGCGAACTTCGACCCTGATAACAACAAAGTAATTACACGGGCCGGTAAAGAGGTCGGATACGACTATATGGTCGTTGCTACGGGTATTGTCTACCATTATGAGTGGATCAAAGGCCTAACAGCGGATGATATCGGTACGAACGGTATCTCTTCTGTCTATCTGAACGACCTTGAAAAAGGGACGACAAAGGGTGGTGAAGTGACATGGACGTGGTTCAATGAACTGAAAGCCGCTGCCGCTTCAGGCAAGAAACCGACCGCGATCTATACACAGCCAAATACACCGATCAAATGTGGTGGTGCGCCGCAGAAGATCCTCTATCTGAGTGCGGACCACTTGAGAAAAGAGGGTCTTGGCGCAAACTATATCTTCGCAACGAACGGCGGAAAACTCTTCGGTCTCAAAGAGATCGCAGAGTCACTTGGCGAAGTACAGAAACGGTATGACACGATTACCAATAAATTCAAACACAATCTTGTAGCGATGGATGTCGCCAATAAAGTGGCGACATTCGAAAGAACATATGAGGTGAAGGGTGAATACGACGAGGATCTCAAAGAGTACGATATGATCACCAAGAAAGAGATGGTGGACATCAAGTACGACTTTATTCATGTTGTACCGCCTATGGGACCTCCGGCAGCGTTGGCAGAGTCCAAACTCGGATGGCAGAAAGGGTCTGCAAAAGGCTGGCTCGAAGTCGACCAGTATACGCTTCAGCACAGACGCTATCCCAATGTATTCGGTATCGGGGATGTCTGTGGTATCCCTAAAGGCAAGACGGGTGGATCTGCAAGACACCACGGACCTATTACGGTAGGGAACCTTGTTGCTCAGATCAATGGAGAACCGCTTAAAGAGAAGTTCGACGGATATACCGTCTGTCCTTTGAAAACAGAGTATGGCAAGATCATCATGGCCGAGTTCGGTTATGAGGGGTATTTGCCGACTATACCGTTCCTCGATCCAGCAACACCGAGATGGTTCTGGTGGGCATTCGACCTTTATATGCTCAAACCGATGTATTGGCATCTCATGATGAAGGGTTGGATGTAA